A segment of the Candidatus Protochlamydia naegleriophila genome:
GTTGATGCCGGATGGTGGGCAAATCACTCTTCCTCAGCAAGCAACGATTGGTGCTTTGAAGCAAGATCACTATCTATATGAAAACGAAAATGTATTAGATGTTGTCTTGAGGGGAAAGAAGGTATTGTGGGATGCTCTCGAAGAGAAAAAAAAGATTCTTCTGCGCGAGCCTTTTACAGAGGAAGATTGCGATGCTTTAGTGAAGGCCGAGAAGATTATTGAGAGTCAGCATGGGTATGCGGCAGAAGGTGAGGCGGCAAAGCTGTTAGAGGGTTTGGGAATTAGGGAAGCCTCGCATCGCCGTCCTTTACATTTATTGTCTGGCGGTTACAAGTTGCGGGTGTTGCTGGCGCAAGTTTTTTTTGGGCAGCATCAGGTATTGGTTTTGGATGAGCCGACGAATCACTTGGATCTTTACTCTATAAAGTGGCTGGAAGGCTATCTGCGCAATTTTCCGGGTACTTTAATCGTGACATCGCACGATCGTGACTTCCTCAATGGAGTGTGTACGCATATTGCTGACGTTGATTACGGAACCATTAAAATTTACAAAGGCGATTACGAAGCTTTTGTAGAGCAGAAAGAACAGGATAGAGAGCAGAAAGCGGCACTCCTTGAAAAACATGACAAGCGGCGCGAAGACTTGCAAGGCTTTATCGATCGCTTTGGTGCCAAAGCGACTAAAGCCCGTCAAGCACAATCTAAAGCAAGATTAGTTGAAAAAATTGAAGAGGAGATGGAAAGTTTAGAGCTCCTTCCGAGTTCTCGTCTGTATCCCATTTTAAACTTTGTTCAGACAAGAGCCTCGGGCGTATCGATTCTAACAGTCAAGAATATTTTTAAAGCATATGGTTCCAAGAAAGTATTGGAAAATGTGTCTTTTGAAGTGGAAAGAGGGGATCGTTTGGCCATTATTGGCCCGAACGGCATTGGTAAATCAACACTGCTAGAAATTTTGACAGAGCACGTTAAGGCTGATCAAGGAGATTTTTCTTGGGGATTTGCCACTCAAGTGGCCTACTTTCCACAAGACCATGGGCGGGAATTAAAGGGAGATTTTAACCTGCTGGATTGGCTTGGGCAATTTGATCGAACCAAGACGCAAGAGCAGTTGAGGGATATTTTAGGGCAGGTCATGTTTTCTGGAGATACAGTCAAGCAGTCCATTCAAACTTTGAGTGGAGGAGAGGCTGCGCGCCTCATTTTGGCTAAAATGATGATGCAAAAGCCAAATGTTTTGATTTTTGACGAGCCGACCAACCACTTAGATTTAGAAGCTATTGACGAGCTGACTAAAGCCCTTCAAAATTACGAGGGGACTCTTCTTTTAGTTAGCCATAACCGCTATTTTGTCTCGCGCATTGCTAACCGCGTTTTAGAAATCAACTATCAAGGCGTTGAAGATTTTAAGGGCAATTACAGTGAGTATGTAGAAAAAAAAGAAAGGGATCACTTATCGGTTCCAACTGCCCTAAGCCAGCGCTATGCACATGAAGAAAGCAAGAGCGAAAATATGTCCTCCGCTTATCAAGATCAAAAACGGTTGAAGAGCTTGAAAGCCCAGTTGAAAAAGCGCCTTGTCCAGGCTGAAGAAGAGTGTCATAAAATAGAAGAAAAAATTAACGAGATTGAACGGCTTATGTCTTCTGATGGATTTTATCAGCAAACACCCCGTGAGCAACAGCAGAGCTACATCAAGCAAAAGCAAAGTCTTGAAGAACAGCTCACGGCTGTGATGGGGAAATGGGAAGAAGCCGGCCTGGAATTGCAGCAGTGTGAAGGGGAAGGATGAGCCAGAAAACGTTAACTCATGTTGTTGTAGGCGGCGGTGCAGCCGGATTTTTTGGAGCTATTACTTGTTCTGAATATTACCCAGATCACCGAGTGATTCTTTTGGAAAAAACACGCCAGCCTCTGGCTAAGGTACGCATTTCAGGGGGCGGACGATGCAATGTCACCCATTCGTGTTTCGATCCTGCAGTCTTAGTGA
Coding sequences within it:
- a CDS encoding ABC-F family ATP-binding cassette domain-containing protein, with the protein product MIVLAQLTMRFGAKVLFREVNLQFNPGNRYGLIGANGCGKSTLIKILAGELMPDGGQITLPQQATIGALKQDHYLYENENVLDVVLRGKKVLWDALEEKKKILLREPFTEEDCDALVKAEKIIESQHGYAAEGEAAKLLEGLGIREASHRRPLHLLSGGYKLRVLLAQVFFGQHQVLVLDEPTNHLDLYSIKWLEGYLRNFPGTLIVTSHDRDFLNGVCTHIADVDYGTIKIYKGDYEAFVEQKEQDREQKAALLEKHDKRREDLQGFIDRFGAKATKARQAQSKARLVEKIEEEMESLELLPSSRLYPILNFVQTRASGVSILTVKNIFKAYGSKKVLENVSFEVERGDRLAIIGPNGIGKSTLLEILTEHVKADQGDFSWGFATQVAYFPQDHGRELKGDFNLLDWLGQFDRTKTQEQLRDILGQVMFSGDTVKQSIQTLSGGEAARLILAKMMMQKPNVLIFDEPTNHLDLEAIDELTKALQNYEGTLLLVSHNRYFVSRIANRVLEINYQGVEDFKGNYSEYVEKKERDHLSVPTALSQRYAHEESKSENMSSAYQDQKRLKSLKAQLKKRLVQAEEECHKIEEKINEIERLMSSDGFYQQTPREQQQSYIKQKQSLEEQLTAVMGKWEEAGLELQQCEGEG